From the genome of Carassius gibelio isolate Cgi1373 ecotype wild population from Czech Republic chromosome A18, carGib1.2-hapl.c, whole genome shotgun sequence:
TTTATTTGCAGGAGAGCGCGGAGCAATCTGCAGCATTCTGTGCAGAAAGATGAGAGGGACATCTGAATATTACTTTAAACTTAACACATGCTTTAATTTAATGATCATATTAGCTGTACGATCTGAGTTCAGGCATCAGAAATCAAGAAAACTTCATGCAATTTCTAACGCCATCTTTCAGAAAGCTACTTGTCcttgttttgtatgtttaaaatgataactgaactcTTACCGTTTGACAGACCAGTTTTGGACCAGAGATGCAGTTTGAGCATGTGCAGATCTAAGAAACCTGGATAATATCCGGCCACTATTTTAAATAACAGAACCCCCAGTGACCAAACCGTCGCAGGCTTGCCGTGGTACTTTCCCTTTATGTGAAACTCAGGAGGGACGTATGTTGCTGTGCCTGGAAGAAAAAGATTTTGTTAGATGTGCAAGTTCGGTTCACAACAGTGACGAGATCCATGACTGTAACAGTGTCGtaattctactgtatatatatcggGTGCTTCTTGTTGCTTTGGTGACCCACGCCTGGTCAACTCATAATATAATCGTCACTAGAGTTGTAGCTTTTAGATACAGTACATACCAGAGTATGACATGTAGACAGTTGTCCTCAGAATGTCCCCACACCCAAAGTCAATTAGTTTGACTTCAAGTGTCTGGTTGTTGATGAGAAGGTTGCTCGGTTTGATGTCACGGTGGAACACTTGGCGCTGGCAGCACACGTTCGCAGCTTTAGTCACCTGCATCATGACTCGCCGTGCTAAGCTCTCGTTGAGACGTCCACCCTGACGCCCCACAAAGTCTTCCAAAGTCTCACAAGGAGAGGGACATTCAAGGATCATGACGAAATGGTCATTGTAGTCCTTCCAGTCCAGCAGCTGGATGATCTCTGGCACTCTGGGGCCTTTATTAGCCAGGATTGTGAGGGCGATCTCCAGTGGAACGAGTTGCTGATATCCAGGCTAAAAGAAAGACGTTGGTAAGAAAGAAGTTGTTTTCCAAATAAGCACTTAGTCCAGTTTTCCTACTAGTTAGTGAGAGGAGAACAGAGAGAGTGCATCTTACTTACAATGTATAAACTTGGCCTGTAGGTTTCGGTCTTATTAACATATTTGACCGCCACCTgatcaagaaaacaaacaacaattaaCTTGTGAAGAGGCCACCAATAAATGTATACAGACAAGTtttgtaaagttgaattgaatttAAGTTCAACCAGGACAAAAAGATATACTGAGAGGCCTTGCAAACAATAGCATGACATCACAGAAGTATAAAGATGAGATGGGGCAAAATCACTTCGCTAGATAAGTTTTCATCAAGTTTTCACTTACTTTAAGGTCATCCTCCAAACGTCTCGCCTCATACACAGAACCAAATCCACCTTCACCCAGCAGATCACCCAGCTGGTAGTGGTTGGAAATGAAGTCTGTTACAAGATAAAACAACTGCAGTTTTAAACATTTGTTATAGTTATTATTccatttgattttatataaaaatcttaacaGATTTAGTGATATTTTTTCATCAGTAGACACTACATTGAATGTGTTCATGTTATTATTTGTCACCCCTAAACTATGtgcatataaaattacaaaaactattttttttttacatttcctggaTGAAAGATCTGATCATGGCCTTAATCTATTTTCAAGTTGATTTATATGTGTTgatgtggattttatttatttaaaatttgagaTTTATCACATTTTATAAATTCTTCATTGAAGAAACCTTAAAaatttgaccaatcagagacCAAACAAGATGCTTAAAAGCTATTATAATCTATAATTTAAAACTAGAATGATTCAATTGATTGATTAATGAATGTCCCAGTAATGGATGTGTAGGAATGAATGATGACTGGTCATGCTCATGTCATTTACCATCACTGCATCTGGCTTTCTGTTCTTTCTGGttcttcactttctctctctgctgctctTGCTCTTGTTTCAGCTCTTCTTCACCCTGAACTGGGTTCGAGCTGCGCTTCAGATGTTTCTTCACAGCTCCGTAGAAAGAGGCCACCCTCCaccacttctttttcttcttctctttctccatCACCTTCCTCTCCTGGTCGTTTCCCTCAGCAGCATCAGCAGTGCTCTCATGAGGATGTTGTTCCTCTGTGCTGCTGCTGGGGTTTGGGGGGGTGTTGAGATCACATCCGTGGCTATCTGGGCCTCTATTTGCCAGGATGTTGAGGTCCTTCTCCTCTGGAAGACGTTGTGGAGATCCAAGCTaaaagagagacagtttttacaaCGGTAAGGTGAAAGTTCTTTTCCAAATGTAGTTTGTAGTTTGACTTAATTTAAATCCAACCAGGACAAAAAGATACACTGAGAGGCCTTCCTAACAGTATAATTATATAACCAAATGATGAAGATAAGACAGGACTAAATGTATTTTCTAGCTGGGCAAGTTTTCATTCATCTTTTACTTACTTCAGGGTCATCCTT
Proteins encoded in this window:
- the LOC127934416 gene encoding serine/threonine-protein kinase pim-2-like, which encodes MFQRPCRVHPLTESQVCDLSTPPNPSSSTEEQHPHESTADAAEGNDQERKVMEKGKKKKKWWRLSSLFGAVKKHLKRSSNPVQGEVELQQEQEQSEGVKNQNQCKDRCSDDYTVRHNLVSDQLCEGGFDAEATRLKDDPELGSPQRLPEEKDLNILANRGPDSHGCDLNTPPNPSSSTEEQHPHESTADAAEGNDQERKVMEKEKKKKKWWRVASFYGAVKKHLKRSSNPVQGEEELKQEQEQQREKVKNQKEQKARCSDDFISNHYQLGDLLGEGGFGSVYEARRLEDDLKVAVKYVNKTETYRPSLYIPGYQQLVPLEIALTILANKGPRVPEIIQLLDWKDYNDHFVMILECPSPCETLEDFVGRQGGRLNESLARRVMMQVTKAANVCCQRQVFHRDIKPSNLLINNQTLEVKLIDFGCGDILRTTVYMSYSGTATYVPPEFHIKGKYHGKPATVWSLGVLLFKIVAGYYPGFLDLHMLKLHLWSKTGLSNECCRLLRALLQIKPKNRIQLEEILSHKWFTATT